Part of the Pseudomonas sp. ADAK13 genome is shown below.
TGGACTTCCTCGACAGCAAATAGACGCTGTACCCTGTGGGGGTTCGCCCCCACACCTCCCAGGATCCCGATGCCGACGCCCACCCCCGAGACGCCCCGACGCCGCAACGCAGCCGCTACCCGCGAAGCCATTTTATTGTCGGCGCGCAAGGCGTTTGCCGAGTCCGGATACGACGGTGCCGGCGTGCGGGAAATCGCGGCCGGCGCGGGCGTGACGGCGATGCTGGTCAACCGTTATTTCGGCTCCAAGGAACAGCTGTTTGCCGAAGTGATCGCCGACACCATGGCCAGCCCGATCATCCTCACCGAGCATAACCTGGCCTCGGAAAACCTCGGCCGCACCCTCGCCAGCGCCCTGGTGAGCATCACTGAAAGCGGCAGTACGCCGCTGGAAGGCTTCCTGATCATGCTGCACTCGGCGTCGAGCAAGCGGGCAGCGGTGATCGGTCGGGAACAAGTAGAAAAAGGCCATCAAGCAACCATGGCCGCCGCACTCAAGGGCCAGCACCACGAAGAGCGCGCCGCCCTGGTGATGGCGCTGGTCTCGGGCTTTCAGGTGATGCGCCAGATGCTCGGGCTGTCGGCACTGGCCAAGGCCGATCCGGAGGTTCTGATCAATCTGCTGACGCCGTTGTTCCAACAATTGGTGGATGGCGAACCGGGCGAACAAGCCTGACCTTCACTCCCCAGTCATGCGCTCCAGGCTGTTGCTCAGGTGCAGCAGCATGGCGGCTCTCGCGGCGTCCGGGTCCTGGCGGCGGATGGCTTTCAGGATCGCTTCGTGCTCAAGGTTCGCCATACGCCCCAACGCCATCAAGTCCACATCCCCGCGCTCTTCGGCATTGATCCGGGTGCGCGGGATCACCGAGTGGCCCAGGTGATAAATCACGTCGGTGAAATAGGTATTGCCGGTGGCCTGGGCGATCAGTCGATGGAACCGCACATCCGGCTCAACGGCACTGTCGTTGTTCGCCAGTGAATCCTGGTAATCATCCAGCGCCTGGCGCATCTGCTGCAGTTGTTCGTCGGTACGGCGCAAGGCTGCCAGGGCGGCTGCCTGGGTTTCCAGGCCCATGCGCAACTCAAGAATGCCGCGCACGCTGGCGGCGGTGTCGTGGGTCAGGTGCAGGCCCTGGCGTTCGTCGCGCTCCAGCACAAAGGTGCCGACACCGTGACGGGTTTCCACCAGCCCGGCCGCCTGCAATTTGGAGAGCGCTTCACGTACCACCGTGCGACTGACGCCGTACTCGCCGACGATGGCGGACTCGGACGGCAGCTTCTCACCCGGCGCCATCTGCCCCAACAGAATCTGCTGGGTCAGCGCGGTGACGATGTCGTGGGCAAGGCCCGGGGAGCGCTTGCGATGAGGTGCCGAGGTTGGGGTTTGCATCAGGAATTCCGTTCAGGGGCGCCTGGCGATACTAGCATTTTTATGCGCACCTACTTGTATGACAACAAACAAATACCTGTAGCAGCGAGCTGGCTCGCGAAAAAACCCGCCACACCGTGATCCTTCAATATAACCGCGTAATCGTTAACGTTTACGGCGTGCAAGCTTGCACCTACAAAGTGTTGCTATCTCTGAAATTGCAGTTGTATGATGTCTATCAAGTTGTCAGACAACTCCGGCAACCCGAGCCTATCCCCCGCACAACAATAATCAGTGGGAGTTTTACCTCGTGACCCCTTCAAGCCCTGCGACAGCTGCGCCTGCCACCGACCCGGTCCTGGCCCGCGCGATCAAGAAAGTGAAGAGCCATGTGCTCCCGCTCTTCGTGATCATGTTCATCGTCAACTACATCGACCGCGTCAACATCGGCTTTGTGCGTACCCATATGGAGCACGACCTGGGCATTGGTGCAGCCGCGTACGGCTTCGGCGCCGGGTTGTTTTTCATCGGCTACGCGCTGTTCGAAGTCCCCTCCAACATGCTCCTGCAAAAAGTCGGCGCGCGTATCTGGCTGACCCGCATCATGTTCACCTGGGGCATCACCGCCACGCTGATGGCGTTTATCCAGAACGAAACCCACTTCTACATCCTGCGCTTCCTGCTGGGCGTGGCCGAAGCCGGCTTCTTCCCCGGGGTGATCTACTACTTCACCCGCTGGTTGCCCGGCGTCGAACGCGGCAAGGCGATTGCGATTTTCCTCAGTGGCTCGGCCCTCGCCTCGCTGATCTCCGGCCCCTTGTCTGGCGTGCTGCTGCAAATCACCGGCCTCGGGCTGCACGGCTGGCAATGGATGTACATCATCGAAGGCATGGCCTCGGTGCTGCTGTGCTTTTTCGTGTGGTTCTGGCTCGACTCCAAGCCCCACGACGCCAAGTGGCTGAGCCTTGAAGAGAAGGATGCGCTGGTGGGCGAAATCGACCGCGAACAACGTGAGCGTGACGCCGCCACCACGGTCAAGCCAACCCTGGGCAAACTGCTCAAGGACCGCCAGATCATGCTGTTCTGCGCCCTGTACTTCTGCATCCAGCTGACGATCTACGCCGCCACGTTCTGGCTGCCGAGCATCATCAAAAAGATGGGCGACCTGAGCGACATCCAGGTGGGTTTCTACAACTCGATCCCGTGGCTGATTTCGATCATCGCGATGTACGCCTTTGCCGCGCTGGCGGGCAAGTTCAAGTTCCAGCAGGCGTGGGTCGCTGCTGCACTGTTGATCGCTGCGGTCGGTATGTTCCTCTCCACCACCGGCGGGCCGATCTTTGCGTTTATCGCGATCTGCTTCGCGGCGATCGGCTTCAAGTCGGCGTCTTCACTGTTCTGGCCGATTCCCCAGGGTTACCTCGATGCGCGGATCGCTGCAGCGGTGATCGCGCTGATCAACTCCATCGGCAACCTCGGCGGGTTTGTCGCGCCTACCACCTTTGGTTTCCTGGAACAGACCACCGGTTCGATCCAGGGCGGTTTGTATGGCCTGGCGGGCACGTCGATCCTCGCGGCGATCCTGGTGTTTTTCGCCAAAACCCTGCCCGGCCCGACCACCAGCAGCGTGCTGCAACCCGCCCCCGTCTTGAGCAAATAAGGAATACCCCATGAACACAGAACACCAGCACCACGCCAACGGCGCCCCGGTCGTCACCGGCCTGCAAGTTATCCCCGTGGCCGGCCACGACAGCATGCTGCTCAACCTCAGCGGCGCCCACGGGCCGTTTTTCACGCGCAATATCGTGATCCTCACCGACAGCGCCGGGCGTACCGGCGTCGGTGAAGTGCCCGGCGGCGAACGCATCCGCGAGACCCTGGAAGACGCCCGCAGCCTGGTGATCGGCAAGCCCATCGGCCAGTACCAGAGCATTCTCAATGCCATGCGCCAGACCTTCGCCGCGCGGGATTCGGCGGGCCGGGGTTTGCAGACGTTTGACCTGCGCATCACCATCCATGCCGTCACCGCGATGGAGGCTGCACTGCTGGATTTGCTCGGCCAATTCCTCGAAGTCCCGGTCGCCGCGCTCTTGGGTGAAGGCCAGCAGCGCGACGCGGTGAAGATGCTTGGCTATCTGTTCTACATCGGTGATCGCCAGCAGACCGACCTGGCCTATCGCAGTGAAGCGCACGCCGAGGATTGGTTCCGCCTGCGGCATGAACAGGCCATGACGCCCGAAGCCATCGTGCGCCTCGCAGAGGCGGCCAAGGCGCAATACGGTTTCAACGACTTCAAGCTCAAGGGCGGCGTGTTGCGCGGCGCCGAGGAAATCGAGGCGGTCACTGCGCTGGCCGAACGCTTCCCCGACGCACGCATCACCCTGGACCCCAACGGCGCCTGGTCTCTGAAAGAAGCCATCGCCCTGTGCCGCGACCAGCATCACGTACTGGCCTACGCCGAAGACCCGTGCGGCGCGGAAAACGGCTACTCCGGGCGCGAAGTCATGGCCGAATTCCGCCGTGCCACCGGGCTGCCCACCGCCACCAACATGATCGCCACCGACTGGCGGGAAATGGGTCACGCCATCCAGTTGCAGTCGGTGGATATTCCCCTCGCCGACCCGCACTTCTGGACCATGCAAGGCTCGGTGCGGGTGGCGCAGATGTGCCACGAATGGGGCCTGACCTGGGGCTCACACTCCAACAATCACTTCGACATTTCCCTGGCGATGTTCACCCAGGTGGCCGCCGCCGCGCCGGGAGAGATCACCGCCATCGACACCCACTGGATCTGGCAGGACGGCCAGCGCCTGACCAAGGCGCCGCTGAAGATTGTCGACGGTCATATCAAGGTCCCGGCCAAACCGGGCCTTGGCGTCGACATCGACATGGACGCCGTGGCCCACGCCCATGAACTGTACAAAGGCATGGGCCTGGGTGCGCGCAATGACAGCGTGGCGATGCAGTTCATGATTCCGGGCTGGACGTTCGATAACAAGCGGCCCTGCCTGGTGCGCTGACCTCAGCTGAAGATCATCGAGAAGTGCGCGCCCACCCCGGCGCGCACGCCCTCGCCCACCGCCAGCGCGACCGAACCGCCGGCCAGGTTGGCATCACCACAGGCAAACACGCCGGGCACGGAGGTCTGGCGGGTTTCGTGGGTGAGCAGATAGGGCCCGGTCGGTCCTTCGATAAACTCACACCCCAACTGCTCGGCCAACGGGCTGGCCATGCGCGTGCGGGACATCGTGAAAATGCCGTCCAGCGCGATCACCCGACCGTCTGCCAATACCACGTCCGCCCGCTCACCGACAATCCGCCGCACCGCCTGGCTTTCGACGCGAACCCCGCGCCGATCCAGTTGCGCCTGCTGCTCGGCATCCGGCACAAATACGTCATTGGTGAACAGCGTGGTGGTGCCCCAGTCCGGCAGCAGCATGGCGTGATGCATCGCCAGCGGTGAGGTCGCCAGCACGCCAATGCGGCCTTGGTCCAGCTCGTAGCCGTGGCAATACGGGCAGTGGAATACGGACTTGCCCCAGCGCTCTTGCAGGCCTTCAACCTCGGGCAATTCATCCACCACTCCTGAGGCGAGAATCAGCCGCAGAGCGTTAAAGCTGCCATTGCACCGGGTTTGCACCACAAAACCCTGCGGGCCCTGAGTCGCCTCGACCGCCGTGTCCTGCACCCAAGTGACGGTTGGGTACTCCATCAACTGCCCTCGCCCTTCAGCCGCGATCATCTCCGGCGGCTGGCCATCCTGGCTGAGGAAGCCATGGGAGGTGGCTGCAAAGCGGTTGCGCCGCTGCCCGGCATCGATCACCAGCACCTTGCGCCGAGCCCGCGCCAGTTGCAGGCCGGCCGACATTCCGGCGTAGCTGCCGCCCACGATAATCACGTCGTAAACCATGAAGATGACCTCTCTGGTGGCCCGAGCATCGGTTGCCGGGCAGTCACGACACACCATAAGTTACATAAAAATACTTCGTCAAGAGTCTCGCAACTCCAATCGTTACGAACGATACTTTCGCGCAGGAATTCCTGAGGTTTGCAGATGAGAAACGACACCCGGCTTTCGCGCATGCTCCACGTGCTGATCCACATGGGCCGCCACGAGGAACGCGCCACCTCGGACACCATCGCGCAGATGCTCGGCACCAACGCGGTGGTGGTGCGCCGTACCCTCGGCCTGCTCAAGGAAAAGGGCTATGTGCGCTCGGAAAAAGGCCATCAGGGTGGCTGGATGCTCGGCAAGCCCTTGAGTGAAATCACCCTGCTGGACATCCACAACGCCCTCGGCACGTCGTCGATCTTTGCCGTCGGCCTGTCCACCGATCACCCGCAGTGCCTGGTGGAACAGGCCGTCAACGCAGCACTGAACCAGGCCTTTGATGACGCCCAGGCGTTGCTGCTGCAGCGTCTGGGCGAGGTGACGCTGGCGCAGCTGGCGGAGGATTTTGATGAGCGCTATCAGGTGGCGATGACGCCGGTGCCGTGTGCGTGAGTCTGGCTAAACCCCGCCCACCGAACGCCACGCGGCCTCGGCCAGCACCTCGCGGTAAACCCGCGGGCTGCTGGTCGCCCGCCCGGCCAGCCAGGCACGGCAGTAGCTGTCGGCCTGCCCAATGATCAGCGACGGCCAAAGCTCTGCGGGCAATTGTTTGAGCTGATCACCCCGCCCGGGCAGCGCCATCCACTCCTTGAGCACTGCGTTGCGCGACTGGTTGCGGCTTTCCAGTTCGGCGGCGAACGGCCCCTTGGTCACGGCGAAACGCGCGTGGTACTGGAAACGCGCCCACTGCGGTTCGCTGTCCACCCAATCCACATAGCTGTGGACCAGCGCGTACACGCCCTCCTTCGCCGTCCTGGCCGACTCCAGGTAGCGCGCACGCAATTCGGCCTGGTCATCCAGTGCAGTGAAGAACAGCGCGGCAACCAACCCTTCCTTGTTGCCGAAGTGATGGTAGATCGCGCCAACGCTGGTGTCGCACCCGGCGCGAATCATCTCGATGGTGGTGGCTTCAAGGCCCTGCTCGTTGAACAGGTCGAGGGCAGTCTTGAAGATATCGCGCTTCAATTCGGCCCTTCGACCTGGGAAGCAGCGCTGGAGCAGATCCGGGGTTTGCATGCTGAACACGAACTCATTCATTGAGAGGGACACGTCGGCGCAGCTTGACAGATTTCCCATGGGCAGAATACTGTTCCGTCACAGAACATTATTCTGTAACGGAACAACATTCCGCAAATTCAGACCTTCAGTGAGGCACCTCATGAGTCAGTACCTGAGTATGTTCAACAGCGTCGGCCCCGAAGCATTCAGCAAACTGGCGTGCCAGATGGCGCCCTACTTCAGCACCATCAATCCGTTGATCACCCAGCTGCGCCCGGGGTTGGCGGCGGTGGAGGTGCCGTTCAGCAAGGCCGTCACCAACCATCTGGGGACAGTGCATGCGATCGCCATGTGCAACGCCGCGGAACTGGCGGCCGGGACAATGACGGATGTGTCCGTGCCAACCGGCGCACGCTGGATTCCCAAGGGGATGACGGTGGAATACCTGGCCAAGGCCAAAAGCAGCGTCACCGCGACCGCCAATGGCGAGGGGATTGATTGGCTGACGGCGGGTGACAAAGTGGTGCCGGTGGACATGCTCGATGCGGAAGGAAAGTTGGTGTTTACCGCACGGATCACCATGGACGTGAAGCTGGCCTGAAGGCCGTCGCAGGAGCCGAGCGGCTCCTGCTACAACCCGCAGTTGCCGGGGATCACTTCACCGGCAAACGCCCGGCGCACAAACGGCGTCGAATCCGCCAGCGAGCCATTCACCGTGGCCGAGTGATCAAGCTCGGGATAGAAATGCCATTCGATCCGGTCGCCTGCCTTGCAGGCGTCCCTGACCAAGGCCTTTTGCCCCGGCACAAACACATCCCGGTCCTTGCCACCCGTGCCGACAAACACCGGAATGTCCGTCTTCAGGGTTGGATACGCCGACTCGCGATAGACCCTGTCGAGGGCTGCTTTGGGCGAGCGCTTGAAGCTGTCGTTGAAGGTAAGTTTATCCGCCACCACCCGCTGCTCGATGGCATGCAAGCAATCGCGCTGACTGATCTCAAACGCTGGCATTGCGCGCTCGTTCAAGTAGTCGGCAGGGACAAACGACGGATCAAACAAGGTGGCCGTACTCAGCCGCAACAGGTTGTAGGCAAAGGTCGGCACCACCGTGCTGCGGGCTTTTTCCAGCTCGGCACTGTCGCCGGTCTTATGGGTGGCCGCGTAAGGCGTACCGGTGGCTACCACGCCGACGATGTTCAACTCAGGCGCGTAGTCTTTGGCGTAGACCGCCGTGGCAAACGCGGCACGCCCGCCCTGGGACTGGCCGAACACCACGACGTTTCTGGAGAGCCCAAAACCACCGGCCATCACCGCACGGATGCTGTCGAGCACACCATAGGCCAGCGGGCTGGTCAGCCCATACGGATGCAACCCAGGCGTCCCCAACCCTTGGTAATCCGTGGCGACGATGGCGTAGCCCTGCCCCAGCCAATAATTGAGATAGCGCGTGTCCCGCGGGCTGCGACCGGCGAACGACGGCGCGCAAACATCAGCGCTGCCCACCGTGCCGTGGGCCCACGCCATCAGCGGCCAGCCACCCGGCGGCGCCGTGCCCTTGGGCAGGAACAGCGCACCGGAGACGACCAGGTGTTTGCCGGTGTCGAGACCATCGGTGGAG
Proteins encoded:
- a CDS encoding hotdog fold domain-containing protein, which codes for MSQYLSMFNSVGPEAFSKLACQMAPYFSTINPLITQLRPGLAAVEVPFSKAVTNHLGTVHAIAMCNAAELAAGTMTDVSVPTGARWIPKGMTVEYLAKAKSSVTATANGEGIDWLTAGDKVVPVDMLDAEGKLVFTARITMDVKLA
- the gudD gene encoding glucarate dehydratase yields the protein MNTEHQHHANGAPVVTGLQVIPVAGHDSMLLNLSGAHGPFFTRNIVILTDSAGRTGVGEVPGGERIRETLEDARSLVIGKPIGQYQSILNAMRQTFAARDSAGRGLQTFDLRITIHAVTAMEAALLDLLGQFLEVPVAALLGEGQQRDAVKMLGYLFYIGDRQQTDLAYRSEAHAEDWFRLRHEQAMTPEAIVRLAEAAKAQYGFNDFKLKGGVLRGAEEIEAVTALAERFPDARITLDPNGAWSLKEAIALCRDQHHVLAYAEDPCGAENGYSGREVMAEFRRATGLPTATNMIATDWREMGHAIQLQSVDIPLADPHFWTMQGSVRVAQMCHEWGLTWGSHSNNHFDISLAMFTQVAAAAPGEITAIDTHWIWQDGQRLTKAPLKIVDGHIKVPAKPGLGVDIDMDAVAHAHELYKGMGLGARNDSVAMQFMIPGWTFDNKRPCLVR
- a CDS encoding RrF2 family transcriptional regulator; amino-acid sequence: MRNDTRLSRMLHVLIHMGRHEERATSDTIAQMLGTNAVVVRRTLGLLKEKGYVRSEKGHQGGWMLGKPLSEITLLDIHNALGTSSIFAVGLSTDHPQCLVEQAVNAALNQAFDDAQALLLQRLGEVTLAQLAEDFDERYQVAMTPVPCA
- a CDS encoding FadR/GntR family transcriptional regulator → MQTPTSAPHRKRSPGLAHDIVTALTQQILLGQMAPGEKLPSESAIVGEYGVSRTVVREALSKLQAAGLVETRHGVGTFVLERDERQGLHLTHDTAASVRGILELRMGLETQAAALAALRRTDEQLQQMRQALDDYQDSLANNDSAVEPDVRFHRLIAQATGNTYFTDVIYHLGHSVIPRTRINAEERGDVDLMALGRMANLEHEAILKAIRRQDPDAARAAMLLHLSNSLERMTGE
- a CDS encoding TetR/AcrR family transcriptional regulator translates to MQTPDLLQRCFPGRRAELKRDIFKTALDLFNEQGLEATTIEMIRAGCDTSVGAIYHHFGNKEGLVAALFFTALDDQAELRARYLESARTAKEGVYALVHSYVDWVDSEPQWARFQYHARFAVTKGPFAAELESRNQSRNAVLKEWMALPGRGDQLKQLPAELWPSLIIGQADSYCRAWLAGRATSSPRVYREVLAEAAWRSVGGV
- a CDS encoding TetR/AcrR family transcriptional regulator, producing MPTPTPETPRRRNAAATREAILLSARKAFAESGYDGAGVREIAAGAGVTAMLVNRYFGSKEQLFAEVIADTMASPIILTEHNLASENLGRTLASALVSITESGSTPLEGFLIMLHSASSKRAAVIGREQVEKGHQATMAAALKGQHHEERAALVMALVSGFQVMRQMLGLSALAKADPEVLINLLTPLFQQLVDGEPGEQA
- a CDS encoding NAD(P)/FAD-dependent oxidoreductase, which codes for MVYDVIIVGGSYAGMSAGLQLARARRKVLVIDAGQRRNRFAATSHGFLSQDGQPPEMIAAEGRGQLMEYPTVTWVQDTAVEATQGPQGFVVQTRCNGSFNALRLILASGVVDELPEVEGLQERWGKSVFHCPYCHGYELDQGRIGVLATSPLAMHHAMLLPDWGTTTLFTNDVFVPDAEQQAQLDRRGVRVESQAVRRIVGERADVVLADGRVIALDGIFTMSRTRMASPLAEQLGCEFIEGPTGPYLLTHETRQTSVPGVFACGDANLAGGSVALAVGEGVRAGVGAHFSMIFS
- a CDS encoding MFS transporter produces the protein MTPSSPATAAPATDPVLARAIKKVKSHVLPLFVIMFIVNYIDRVNIGFVRTHMEHDLGIGAAAYGFGAGLFFIGYALFEVPSNMLLQKVGARIWLTRIMFTWGITATLMAFIQNETHFYILRFLLGVAEAGFFPGVIYYFTRWLPGVERGKAIAIFLSGSALASLISGPLSGVLLQITGLGLHGWQWMYIIEGMASVLLCFFVWFWLDSKPHDAKWLSLEEKDALVGEIDREQRERDAATTVKPTLGKLLKDRQIMLFCALYFCIQLTIYAATFWLPSIIKKMGDLSDIQVGFYNSIPWLISIIAMYAFAALAGKFKFQQAWVAAALLIAAVGMFLSTTGGPIFAFIAICFAAIGFKSASSLFWPIPQGYLDARIAAAVIALINSIGNLGGFVAPTTFGFLEQTTGSIQGGLYGLAGTSILAAILVFFAKTLPGPTTSSVLQPAPVLSK
- a CDS encoding lipase family protein, with translation MARRFSLALAVLLAGCSGVSAAPVPAGDGGVPAFYTWTDKVPASPGQMLRSEPLTARQSLADAGRNLRILYTSTDGLDTGKHLVVSGALFLPKGTAPPGGWPLMAWAHGTVGSADVCAPSFAGRSPRDTRYLNYWLGQGYAIVATDYQGLGTPGLHPYGLTSPLAYGVLDSIRAVMAGGFGLSRNVVVFGQSQGGRAAFATAVYAKDYAPELNIVGVVATGTPYAATHKTGDSAELEKARSTVVPTFAYNLLRLSTATLFDPSFVPADYLNERAMPAFEISQRDCLHAIEQRVVADKLTFNDSFKRSPKAALDRVYRESAYPTLKTDIPVFVGTGGKDRDVFVPGQKALVRDACKAGDRIEWHFYPELDHSATVNGSLADSTPFVRRAFAGEVIPGNCGL